The following is a genomic window from Butyricimonas faecihominis.
CTTTCTTGGTCTTGTAGCCCACAAAAGAGAACACAAGCGTTCCCTTTTCCATCGGCAACGACAAGCGGAACATCCCGTTCACGTCCGAGGCCGTCCCTACCGTCGCACTATCCAGTCGCACGGTCACCCCCGGCATCGGTATTTTCTTACCATCCGTGACTTTTCCCAAGATAATTTTCCCTTTCTGCGGTTCGGCCGGGAGTGCAGAAAGGATGATAAATTCATCCATCAACTCGTAAGTCAACCCGGTTCCCTCCAATATTTCACGCAACACCACGTCCAAACGAGTATTCTTGAAATTCACATTCAAGCGGTAATCACTATTCAAACGGTGATTATTATACACCACCGTATAACCGGTCTGTTTATGAATCTCGGAAAAAATTTCCTTGAAACTCAACTGGCTCCCCGTGACGGTCATCGTCTTCTGGGCTAACGTGCCGGCCGTTACATTCGTGATAAACACGACCATCAAAAAAACGCCTAACTTCATAACCTGACAAATTTTTGACAACTTGTTGTGTCCAACAAGCCTGTTTCTTCGTTTTTTATTCATACTTTTGTTTCGAGTTAGTTAATATTTACGGTATTACTAAACCTCCCGGAGCGTGGTCGCAACACGTTTCGGGATTTTATTTTTCATATATTTTAATCTGATCTCCGAAATCGACAAACGAAATATCCCTCGTCTTCTCGATCATTTTCAACACGTATTCCAGATCCCGGTATCTCGTCACGGCCCCGGTAAAACGCATCTGTTTCACCTTCTCGCTGGCAAAAGTGAATTTCACTTGATACCAGCGTTCCAACTTCACGACCAACTCTTCCATCGACATATTCTCGAAATAAAAATACCCGGTACGCCAAGCGCTCACCCGACTGACATCCTCTTTCGTGAGAACGATCGAAGTACTCGCCTTGTCCATACGGACCACCTCACCCGGCACCAACGCACGAGTCTGTCGATTCCGTGTATCCTCGAATTTCACTTTCCCCTTTAACAATGCCACTTCAACCTTCGCCTCATCCGTGTAATTCATCACGTTAAACGACGTCCCCAACACCTTGACATTTACCTCCGCCGTTTTCACCACAAAAGGCTTTAACGAATCGGAAGTCACTTCAAAAAAAGCCTCCCCTTCCAAATAAACGGCTCGTTGATTCCCGACAAAATGAAGAGGGAACTTCAACTTCGAATCGGAATTCAACCACACGTTCGTTCCGTCTGCCAGCGTCAGATTATACTCCCCTCCCCGGGGAACAATCACCGTGTGATATTCCTCTGTCATCACGTCCTTCCCGCTCTCCGGTTGAGGGAACAGATTTTTCACTGAATCACTCTTCAAGACAATCCCTTCCGCCAATGGCACGGTTCGATCATTCTCTCTACCCAGCATGACCTCGTTCCCTGATGGAAATTGCAAAATAGCCTCTCTCTCCCCGTGCTTACTCTCCAACAAACTGATTTTAGGCAATGTCTCCGGCACCGGTTCTTTCCGGTTCGTGTAGTACACGTGGAAAATACCCACCAACAGTAAGACCGCCGCCGCGGACGAGATCACGCCCCACACGAATCGTCTCCGCCGTTTCAACCTTTCTTCCCGCCATTTTTCCTGTATCCGGGTCTTCATCCCCCCTGCCCGTTCCTCACGTGAACTTAACCGCAACCGTTGACACATCTTCAGGGTTTGTTTAAAGCATTGCTCTTGCCCCGGAGTCTCCTTCACCCATCTCTCCAAATCCATCTTCTCTCGCTCGGAAATATCTCCCAAGTAAAAATCAATAATCCGTTCTATTACATCATCCGAAATTCGGTTCATATCATTTCATTTTGCCTCTAAGACGGGAAAAGCAAAAAACGGGTGAATCAACAAACACATTATTTTTCAAAAATCAACAATTATCCACTTTACAAGCTACATACGATTGTTTTATTCAATAAAATATTTTAGATTTGCACGATAAATAAATTCATGAAAAATCAAAACGATCTCGACCACGATTTGCAGCACATCTTCGATAAATACGCGAAGAACTTGTGTCTTTACGCCCTCAATTACTTGGAGACAGAGGCCGATGCGGAAGACATCGTGCAGGATGTCTTCATTCGTTGTTGGGAAAAAAGAGATATTCTGTTATCAGACGAAAAGGTGATAAAAACCTATCTTTTCAATTCTGTCAGAAACGCTTGCTTGGACAAAATAGAGAAAAAAGATGTCATGCGTTACCACATCGACATTATAAAGCAAGAAATTATTGACGAGGAAACCATCACGTTTGACGAAAAACTCCTTCTGGAAATCAGAGAAGAACTGGCACAAATGCCCGATCAAACCCAAAAAGTCATTACCCGTGTATTCATGCAGGATATGAAATACCAAGAAGTCGCCGACGATCTCCACATCTCGATCAACACCGTCAAAACCTTGTTACGCAACGGGATCAAACACCTGCGTTCCCACTTCTCTCAACACCTAGAACTCTTAATTTTCTATCTCCAAAAAGCGACACGATAAACAGGCTTTCAGTCCTTTACCGTTTTATTTATTAAACATTTGATCATTTTCTTCACATTTATTACCTTCGTAAAAATTTAATCTAATCCTTAGCATGAAAAATACATTCATTACTACGCTCTTATTATTAACCGTCGTATTTTGCTCTGCCCAAGAGAAATACGTTCCTTCACAAGAAAACCTTATCAACCGGGAATGGTTCCGGGATGCCAAGTTCGGTATGTTCATCCACTGGGGAATATACAGCATGCTGGCTGACGGCGAATGGGTGTTAACTAATAAAAGCCTGAACGAGGCGGAGTACCAAAAACTGGCTGACGGGTTCTACCCTTCCAAATTCAATGCCGACGAGTGGGTTCGTATCGCCAAGGACGCCGGCATGAAATACATCTGTTTCACCTCCCGCCATCACGATGGATTCTCGATGTTCGACACGAAACAATCAGATTACAATATTGTCAAGGCTACCCCTTTCAAACGGGATGTTATCAAGGAATTGGCCGAGGCCTGCCAGAAACACGGGCTTAAATTATTCTTCTACTATTCCCATATTGACTGGCACCGTCCGGATTATTACCCGTGGGGACGCACGGGACGGAACACGGGTCGTACCCCTTCCGGCACGTGGGAAGATTACTTGAAATTCATGGATGCCCAGTTAACCGAATTACTTACCAATTACGGCCCGATCGGTGGTATCTGGTTCGACGGTTGGTGGGATAAACCCGACGCGGACTGGCAACTGGAAAGACAATACACCTTGATCCACCGCCTTCAACCGGGATGCCTGATCGGGAATAACCATCACAAAGCCCCTTTCGACGGGGAAGATTTCCAAATGTTCGAACGGGATCTACCGGGACAAAACAAAGCCGGGTACTCTGCCGATGCAGAAATCAGCGCCCTACCGTTGGAAAGCTGCGAGACCATGAACAACACGTGGGGCTACAACATCAACGACCGGAATTTTAAATCCACGAAACAACTCATCCACACGTTGGTGGGTGCCGCCGGGAACAATGCAAACTTATTATTAAACGTGGGTCCCCGTCCGGGTGGAGATTTCCCCGAAGGATCAGTTACGCACTTGAAAGAAATCGGAGAATGGATGCGCACCTACGGTGAAACTATCCAAGGAACCCGTGCCGGAACCATCCCTCACCAAGACTGGGGAGTCACAACCCAAAAAGGAAATAAACTCTACGTTCACATTCTAAATTTGAATAAAGACCAGCTTTTACTCCCGATCACCAATAAAAAAGTGAAGACCATCGTGCATTTCAAGGACAAAACTCCGGTGAAATACACCAAAACAAAAGAAGGAATCTTGCTACAACTGGGAAGAGTCCCCACGGACATAGATCATGTTGTTGAAATCACTTACCGATAATAGCGGTCAAAAAACCTGTTCATCGGAAAGAATATAACATGGGATTACCCCAAAACTCCCCTTGATTCATGATTGGGCTATCCTTTCGCTATATCATAAACATAGCATCAACATAACAATAACACAGCATAAACACATTCTTATATTTATGCCGTGTTATTGTTATGCCAAAAGAGTACCTTTGATGGAACGCAAAGATAGCCCAAGGAATAAGAACGATGAAACCAAGAGGCGATCAATCTATTCTAAATCTAGTCCTTTGCCGAATATCTTGTGATGAAGCCCCGATCATCACCGTGAACCATCCCGGCTCAACCCGCCAGTTCAGCGAGGCATCAAGCACTCGTAAATGTTCTCCTGTAAGGACAAATTCAACCCTTCGGGATTCTCCCGAAGTCAAATGAACCCGTTGAAAAGCCTTGAGCTGCATGAAAGGAGTAACCACCGATGCCTGTTCGTCCCGCAAATACAATTGAACCACCTCATCTCCAGCACGTCCTCCCACATTCTTCACATCTACCGAAACCCGAACCGAATCCCCCTCGACACGCACATCAATCCCCTCGTAAACAAAAGTCGTGTAACTCAACCCGTACCCGAAAGGATATAATGGGGCAGCAGTTCCCTCCACATAATCATGTCGTCCGGCAGATTTATGATTATAATACACGGGTAATTGCCCCACGTGACGAGGATAAGACAAGGGGAGCCGTCCGGCAGGGTTATAATCCCCGAACAACACGTCCGCAATGGCCCGACCACCCTCACCGCCCGGATACCAAGCCGTTAAAATCGCCGGGATATGTTCCGCGGCCCAGTTCAACTCCAAGGGACGCCCCTGAATCATGACCAGCACGACGGGCTTACCCGTGGCATATAACGTTTTCAATAATTCCACTTGTTTGCCCATCAGCGACAAACCAATCCGGTCAAACCCCTCTCCTGACTCCATGTCACTCTCCTTGCGTTCATTCGCAACGGCAGCCCCTGTCTCCAAGAAATCCGTTTCAAAATCCCGTGCGCTAGACCCCCCCAAAACCACCACAACAACATCGGAATTTTTTGCAGTCTCACAAGCCTCCCCGATCGACGTGTCCAACGTGTCCCGCACGGCACACCCTTTCACGTAACAGACTTCCGCACCGGGCAACTTTTGCCGGATACCTTCGAGTACAGTAATTACCGAACCGGGTGCCTGTGGTGCCGTATAGTCTCCCAACTGATTATAAACATTATCTGCATTCGGCCCGATAACCGCTACCCGTTTCACCTCCTTCGACAAGGGTAACAATTGATTTTCATTTTTCAGCAACACAACAGACTGGCGAGCCACTTCCCTCGCCACCTCCCGATGCCCGGGCGTGCCGATCAGCTTTTCTGCCTTCTTCACCTTCACGTATGGATTATCAAACAATCCCATTTTAAACTTTAACCGTAAAATACGACTCACGGCCCGGTCAATGTCAGCCTCGGCCAATCGCCCCTCCCGGCAAGCTTTCACCAAATCGGTACTAAAACAATTTCCACCCAAATCGGAATCCACTCCCGAACGTAAAGCTAATATCCCGGCCTCTTCCCGGCTGGCTGCCACTCGCTGCGATATCAACCCGTCTATCGAGTAGAGATCCGAAACCACGAATCCCGCAAATCCCCACTGATCCCGTAAAAGCTGATTCGTCAGGAATGGATTCGCCGTACAAGGAATCCCATCCACCTCGTTATAGGCCGTCATCAATGATAACGCCCCCGCTTTCACTGCCATCTCGAAAGGATAGGACAACTCTGTCAACAATTCCCGCACTCCCACATGAGCCATCCCGGCATTATGCCCGCCTTCAGGCACCCCGTAAGCCGTGAAGTGTTTCAACGTGGCTATAACATTTTCGCCACTCCCCACGTTTCCTCCCTGTAACCCCCGGACATAAGCACTTCCCATACTCCCACTCAAGAAAGGATCTTCCCCGTATCCCTCTTCCACCCGAGACCAACGCAATTCCCGGGCAACATCCAGCACAGGCCCGTAACCGATATGTCCCCCTTGTAAACGGGCCTCCAATGCCACGATTTCGGCCACTCGCTCCTCCAGTTCCGTGTTCCACGTACTTGCCCTCCCGATAGCCGTGGGAAACACCGTCGTCCCGATAGCCATATGCCCGTGCGGACACTCTTCCGCCAAAAACAAGGGAATTCCCAAACGAGTGCTATCCCGTGCGTAACGCTGCATGGCATTCGTCATCTCTGCCGCCTCCCGCGGGGACAAGCCCGTCCTTAAAGTCTTTCGGGTCCACGGGTCAGCCCTCAGCGTTGCCCAAAAACACCCGATATAACGATTTTTCAGATCCGACCGAAACAAGTCCGTCAACCGAACCTGACCATTTTCATCCTTCTCGTAATAATTCCAGCCTAAGGTATGAACCAACTGTCCCACTTTTTCTTCCAGCGTCATTTGCCGGAGTAAGTCCTGCAAACGCACCTCCACGCTCTCTGCCGGATTCTCGTAAGGATCCAGCTTGCCATTCTTGTTCAGGTCCCGAAATCCCTTCCCACTCTTCTTGTAAACCCCATCCCCACAAACGGAAATCACCGGGAGAAAAAACACGAGAAATAACCAAATCTTTTGTTTCCGCATAGCAACACATTATTCGATTAAACACAACAACACAAATTTTAAACCCAAATATAGACAAAAGTATCTTTTCCCCTTCTTTTTTTTCGTAACTTAGCACCCGTATAACTAAAATACATAGATTATGTTTTCACAAGATGAATTTAAAAAATATGCCACCAAGCATAAAGGGATTAGCAGCTTGAACCTTCACCGGTTCGAATCTGCCGTCTCCAGCTATATAAACCCGACCATTATCGAGGAACGCCAGCTAAACGTGGCAAGCATGGACGTGTTTTCCCGGTTAATGATGGACCGGATCATTTTCCTCGGAGTACCTATCGATGACGATGTAGCCAACATTATCATGGCGCAATTACTCTTCTTGGAATCGGCAGACCCGACCAAGGACATCCAGATTTATTTCAACACGCCGGGCGGTTCCGTTTATGCCGGATTAGGTATTTACGACACGATGCAATATATACAATGCGACGTGGCAACCATCTGTACCGGAATGGCCGCATCCATGGGTGCCGTGCTGATGACAGCCGGGACAAAAGGTAAACGTTCCGCGTTGCAGCACTCACGCATCATGATTCATCAACCGATGGGCGGGGCTCAAGGGCAAGCCTCCGATATTGAAATCACGGCTCGCGAGATTATGAAATTAAAAAAAGAACTTTACCAGATCATCGCTGATCATTCCGGGAACCCGATCAAGAAAGTAGAGAAAGACTCTGATCGCGACTACTGGATGACCGCGGCCGAAGCCAAAGAATACGGGATGATTGACACAGTATTAATTCGGGAACACAAGTAATGCAAGACAAATGTTCATTTTGCGGAAGATCACGCAGTGAGGTTGATCTTCTGATTTCCGGGGTAGACGGTTTTATCTGTGATATGTGCGCACAACAGGCGTATGACATTGTACAGGAAGAACAAAGAGGCCATTCTACCCCCCTTGATATGGATCATATCGAAGTCAAAAAACCGATAGAGATCAAACAATTCATGGATCAATATGTAATCGGACAAGACGAGGCGAAAAAGCACCTCGCCGTGGCCGTTTACAACCATTATAAACGATTGACACAGAAACATTCTAATGACGACGTGGAGATCGAGAAGTCAAATATCATCATGGTAGGACGTACGGGAACCGGGAAAACCCTGTTGGCCCGCACTATCGCCAAGATGCTCCACGTCCCTTTCACCATCGTCGATGCCACCGTGTTGACGGAAGCCGGCTACGTGGGCGAGGACATCGAATCCATCTTGACCCGCTTGCTACAAGCTGCCGACTACGACGTGGATGCCGCTGAAAAAGGGATCGTCTTCATCGACGAGATCGACAAGATTGCCCGTAAAGGAGACAACCCGTCCATCACGCGTGACGTGAGCGGTGAAGGAGTGCAACAAGGATTATTGAAACTACTGGAAGGTTCTATCGTGAACGTTCCTCCACAGGGCGGACGTAAACATCCCGACCAGAAGATGATCCCCGTGAACACGAAAAACATCCTGTTCATTTGCGGAGGAGCCTTCGATGGAATTGAAAAGAAAATCGCCCAACGCATGAACACGCAGGTAGTCGGGTTCACGGCAAGCAAAGAAACGGCCGTTCTTGACCGGGACAATATGTTACAATATATCGCACCGCAAGACTTGAAATCTTTCGGGTTGATTCCCGAAATCATCGGTCGTCTCCCGGTACTAACCTATCTGGAGCCGCTGGACCGTCAAGCCCTGCGGAACATCCTGACGGAACCCAAGAATGCTATTATCCGCCAGTACGTGAAACTATTCGAGTTGGATAATATCACGCTGAACTTTAATGAAGAGGTTTTCGAATATATCGTGGACAAGGCTGTTGAATTCAAACTGGGAGCCCGCGGACTACGTTCCATTTGCGAGGCCATCATGACAGACCTGATGTTCGAGATTCCTTCACAAAATTGCGAATCGATCACGATCACCAAAGAATACGCCGAATCCAAGATGGACCGGCTGACTGCACAAAAGCTAAGAGCTTAAAAAAGGGGGAGGGTGTCAAAAGTCATTTTATCACCCCCCTCATTTTCTTTATTTACTAAAGAGAACCCCAAGAGAACCTACCAAAATTTAATAGAAATACTTTCACTTATTCGAAACTCTCTCGAAGATTCCTCAGAGATCCGACATTACATAATATTTAAGCCACGACTAATCTTCGAGTAATCTCTGAAAAAGCGAGATTATCTGGGTTAATTTACTTCTTTATTTGGGTTGGATTTGTGTAAATATAATGTCGTCAAATCGGATTCGTAATATCCCGGATCACCACCGAGGCACAGAAACACCCAAACAAAGGTGGCATATAAGAAATTGTCCCAACATTCGACTTTTTATTCTCACTCTCGCTTAAAACAACAGCTTCCGGGTCAACTTCTTCGGGGGAAAACACGACTTTTACTCCTTTATAGACACCCAGTTTATGCAGCCTTTTCCGTAACATCCGGGCTAGATTACAATTATAGGATTTGGAAATATCGGCTATCCGGATTTGTTCGGGGTCCATCTTGCCCCCGGCTCCCATGGAACTCACGACCCGATACCCCTTTTGCAAACTATGGTATATTAAAAATATCTTGGGCGCCAATGTATCAATAGCATCCACCACGTAATCATACTTCGCCATTTCCAGAATATCAATCATGCGGTCATCCTTGATAAAATCATTGATCACGTGCAATTGAATATCCGGATTTATATCCCGAAACCGGATCGCCATGATCTCGGCTTTCGCCTTACCGATATTACTATCCAACGCCGGAAGTTGACGATTTTTATTCGTCACGTCCACACAATCCCCGTCAATAATCGTCATCTCTCCGATTCCGGCCCGACATAATTGTTCGGCAGCATACGCCCCGACACCTCCCAATCCTGCCACCAACACGTGAGCTTTCTTCAACAAACCCAACCGTTCTTCACCCAGAAGCAACTCCGTTCTACTCAGCCAATCCATACTATTTTCTAAAAACTTGATTACAATTATTCCTCGTTATTTCTTTCAACGCCTCTACATCTACCCCTAGAATGGCAGATGCCGCCTCGTAAATAACCGAAATCTCTACCTCTTTATCATCATTCTCTAAAAACAACCTTCCCACCGGGATCATCCGCAATAACTGAAAAGCATTCGAACGTGAATTCAGCAAAGCCGCTCCCACGGAAATATAAAATCCGTGATCCAACAACTGCCGCAATATCTGTTCATTATTGTTATACCCGTGAATAATCCAAGATACGGAAGAACCTGTTCGTTTCTTCACGGCAATCAATTCCGAATACGCCTTCACACAATGGATAATCAACGGCTTACGCAACTCTTCCGCCAAACCGACTTGAACGTCCAGTATCTCTTCCTGCGTCTTCATACAAATAGGAGAGCGACGGTCCAAACCGCACTCTCCTATCGCTATTACTTTTTCCATCCGTACCGTATCCTCTATCCCCGTAAAAACATTCTCTCCCAGCCCGGCTAATTTCATGGGATGAACCCCCACGGAATAAAACACCTCCTGCCCCTCCACCGATTTCCGTTTTTCTTCTCCTTCTACCCACGCCTTTCCTTCACCAACATCCAGAATGTTAATTCCTTCACCAACATGATGCGTGTGTATATTTACGTACGAATTCAATTCTTTCTATTATTTCTTATTGCACATGATATTCAAGATCGTCTTATCCGTCTCCTCCATACCCTTCGTTCCGATCAAACCCACGTTCCGAATGGTACGTTCAATATCTTCCTCCACGATTCCATCATTATTCGTCTTGATTCCTCTCATGGACAACAAAGCGGCCTGTACGGCAGCCGATACCCCGGAATATACCTTCAAAGCACATCCCTGTTTTGCCCCGTCACACATCATACCCGTCAAATTAGAACACATCGTCTTGATCGTGTTCACCATGTTATCGTAAGTTCCTCCCATCAAATAGGTGATTGCGGATGCCGCACCAGTTCCGGCAATCAGAATACCACAAAGAGCTGAAAGGTGTCCCATGTAATGGTGAATATGCACGGCAATCAAGTTACTCAATGCCAAAGCACGAGCCAATTGTTCACGGGATGCCCCAAATTTCTCGGCAGCCACCACCACCGGCAGATATACCGTGATTCCTTGATTACCACTACCGGAGTTCGTCATCACCGGTTTCGGGCATCCATCCATACGGGCATCCGATGCTGCCGTAGCACGAATCAACGTGCGGTTTAGCAAGTCATCTTCCAACAACCCCTTATCTATATTTTCTTTTAATGTCTTACCAATCTGTAACCCATACTCCGAGTTCAATCCCTCGGCTGAGATTGCCTTGTTCATCTCGGCACCCTGCAACACGAACTCGATGTCCTTCACGTCCACTTCATGCACGAAATCCCAGATACGCTTCACGCTCAATTCCGGTCCTTTATCTTCCGGTTTTGACGTATCCAGACGGAATTCTCTTTTGAAAATCTCTTCCCCGTTCTTCTCCACCAAAACGATATTAGTATGCGTGTGAGCAATAATCACCTTCACCGTATCATTTCCTTTCGTGGCCAAAGCCTCGGCATACAATTTATCCGGCGCATCCTCTTTCAAAGAAACCGTCACCTGACCTAACATATCTTTCGCACGCTGCAAGTTATCCCCCACGTTCACCTCTTTCAACACTTCCAACCCGTACTCCGATTTTCCACAAACAGCGCCCAAAGCGGCAGCAATAGGCAACCCGACCATTCCTGTTCCCGGAATGCCAACACCCATACCATTCTTGTAAATATTACCACTAACCAGTACGTCCAAACGCTCGGGCACACCCCCCAATACTTCTTTACACTTTGCACACGCCAAAGCACAGGCTACCGGTTCGGTACACCCCAAGGCCGGAACGGCCTCTTTTCTCAATATTTCAATGATTTGTTGATCTGTTACTTGATTCATCTTATTATTCCTTTTTCATGTAGAACGCTAAATTTTTGCGACTACAAAAATAGTGTTATTTATCTATTTTTCTACCACAAAAAGACAAATTATACTATCTTTGTCGATTGAAGTCGAATTAGTTGAACGCACGATAGAGATTTACCCATGAAATTAACACTCGTCATATTATCACTTTTCATCACGTCCCTCGCTTGGGCGCAAACAGATTCTATTCCCCCGGTCAAAAAAGAGATTGACTTCGTGAAACAACTCTCGGAAACAGATTCTATTACCGGAGGTAAAGTGATCATTCATGCCGATCCGAAAATCGAACAACTATTAAAACTGAATATTTCCGTGAACCGGAAAGAACAGCTTTTTCAAGGGTATCGCATCCAAATCCTATCCCGTAGTTCATACGGTACGAACGTGGACACGCTGAAAAGCTATACCAAACGATTCGAAGAAGAGTTCCCGGACATTCCGGCATACCTGCAATACACTGATCCTGATTTTAAAATCCGGGTAGGTAATTTCCGCACCCGCATCGAGGCAATCCCTGCCTTGAAACGAATCCGTAAAAAGTACTCAGGTGCTTATCCGGTAAAAACGACTATTTACCTACAAGAATTGAATCCCGTAGTGGAGCAAGACACGGTTACGGCACCACCCGTGGGATTTTAGATTTTAGATTCCCACCGCACAAACCCTATGCAATTTCAGATGCTAGCCCGGATTCGCCTTCGGCGGGTTACAGGTTTCTTCAACTTTCATCTTTTAGTTTTTATCCTTTAGTTTTCCAACTACCCCCTCTAACTCCCCCTTACACAGGGGGAGGATACACTACATTGAAACATCGTGAAGCCTTCTTGCGTTCGTCTCTCCCCCTGTGCAAGGGGGGAGCCGGTGGGGGTAGTTCTTTCATTCTAAATTCTAAATTCTAAATTTTAAATTCTAAACTTTTTAATTTTTCCTCTTCCGCCGAGAAATTAATCATCGGGTAGGAATGGGAAATCATGGCAATTTCAGCCAACATTTTCTTTACCAAACGCTGATAATCCTCGGACTGCGGGTCGAAAGGACGATGCGCCACCCCTTTATTAATCCGTCCGATCTGGTTCATCAACCCCAACACATCGGGAGTAATGAAACTATACAGAAAACGTTCCCAAATGTAATCCACCGTAAGACCGGACATATGTAACATATCATCTGCATAAAAACGATAGTCCCGTAATTCATCCAACACGATCTCGTAAGCCGGAAAATAATACACGTGATCCAATTTCTCCCGCAACTGATCAATCGCCAACAACAACGTGGCCTTGCTCAACTGGTTCCCGTGAGCGCCATCCTTCCAATGGCGGATCGGGCTTACCGTGAACAATACTCGAAGTCCCGGATTAATCTCCCGTAAACGCTCAATCAACTCCACGTATTCCTTCACAATATCCTCCACGCTTAACCGACTACGCTCAAACTCCTGCGAAGGGATCTTGTGACAATTCGACACGATCATATTTTCCCCCATATGCTTGTACACCCACGCTGTCCCCCAAGTGATTACCAATAAATCTAAAGAACGAAGTTCTCTCGTGGCCCTCTCCAAACGCTCGTTTATCCGACGCAAACACTCTTCCGGATCAGTGGACGAGAATGCCCCGTGATGATACAAACTCACCCATTTCTCACCGACTTTCCTTAAATCATCCTTCCCGAACGGCTTTCCTTCCATAATCAGACGCAACACGTTTGCCACGGACAACGGGTTATAAATAATCCCGCAAGGATTCACATCCACGTCAAACTTGTAATACGAGAACTTACCACCCATATTTTCCGCAAAACACGATCCCAACATCATCAGCTTGGAATTATAATCTATCGAAAAATCCGGTGCCGCAATTGTAATCTTCGTCTGTAAATTCATATCTATACTTATTATAAATAATCTCTCTATCTTTACAAAGTTACATTTTTTACGCTCATTTCCTCCATCATTTTTATACTTTTGTCAAAAATTTCATGCATGGGAATCATCTCCATTTTATTGATCGCCGTAGGCCTCGCCATGGATAGCCTTGCCGTAAGTATCAGCGGTGGAATTGTCATGCGCCCTTTCTGCATGCGGCAGTCTTTACGTCTGGCCCTTACCATGGGAATTTTTCAAGGAGGGATGACCTTGCTCGGTTGGCTCATGGGAGTCAGCTTCAGCTCGTACATTACCGCCTTCGACCACTGGATTGCCTTTATCCTTCTTGGTTTTCTAGGTGGTAAGATGATCTACGAATCTTTTGGGGAAGAAGAAACCACCATCTCGTC
Proteins encoded in this region:
- the clpX gene encoding ATP-dependent Clp protease ATP-binding subunit ClpX yields the protein MQDKCSFCGRSRSEVDLLISGVDGFICDMCAQQAYDIVQEEQRGHSTPLDMDHIEVKKPIEIKQFMDQYVIGQDEAKKHLAVAVYNHYKRLTQKHSNDDVEIEKSNIIMVGRTGTGKTLLARTIAKMLHVPFTIVDATVLTEAGYVGEDIESILTRLLQAADYDVDAAEKGIVFIDEIDKIARKGDNPSITRDVSGEGVQQGLLKLLEGSIVNVPPQGGRKHPDQKMIPVNTKNILFICGGAFDGIEKKIAQRMNTQVVGFTASKETAVLDRDNMLQYIAPQDLKSFGLIPEIIGRLPVLTYLEPLDRQALRNILTEPKNAIIRQYVKLFELDNITLNFNEEVFEYIVDKAVEFKLGARGLRSICEAIMTDLMFEIPSQNCESITITKEYAESKMDRLTAQKLRA
- a CDS encoding ThiF family adenylyltransferase codes for the protein MDWLSRTELLLGEERLGLLKKAHVLVAGLGGVGAYAAEQLCRAGIGEMTIIDGDCVDVTNKNRQLPALDSNIGKAKAEIMAIRFRDINPDIQLHVINDFIKDDRMIDILEMAKYDYVVDAIDTLAPKIFLIYHSLQKGYRVVSSMGAGGKMDPEQIRIADISKSYNCNLARMLRKRLHKLGVYKGVKVVFSPEEVDPEAVVLSESENKKSNVGTISYMPPLFGCFCASVVIRDITNPI
- a CDS encoding TatD family hydrolase; translation: MNSYVNIHTHHVGEGINILDVGEGKAWVEGEEKRKSVEGQEVFYSVGVHPMKLAGLGENVFTGIEDTVRMEKVIAIGECGLDRRSPICMKTQEEILDVQVGLAEELRKPLIIHCVKAYSELIAVKKRTGSSVSWIIHGYNNNEQILRQLLDHGFYISVGAALLNSRSNAFQLLRMIPVGRLFLENDDKEVEISVIYEAASAILGVDVEALKEITRNNCNQVFRK
- a CDS encoding serine dehydratase subunit alpha family protein; translated protein: MNQVTDQQIIEILRKEAVPALGCTEPVACALACAKCKEVLGGVPERLDVLVSGNIYKNGMGVGIPGTGMVGLPIAAALGAVCGKSEYGLEVLKEVNVGDNLQRAKDMLGQVTVSLKEDAPDKLYAEALATKGNDTVKVIIAHTHTNIVLVEKNGEEIFKREFRLDTSKPEDKGPELSVKRIWDFVHEVDVKDIEFVLQGAEMNKAISAEGLNSEYGLQIGKTLKENIDKGLLEDDLLNRTLIRATAASDARMDGCPKPVMTNSGSGNQGITVYLPVVVAAEKFGASREQLARALALSNLIAVHIHHYMGHLSALCGILIAGTGAASAITYLMGGTYDNMVNTIKTMCSNLTGMMCDGAKQGCALKVYSGVSAAVQAALLSMRGIKTNNDGIVEEDIERTIRNVGLIGTKGMEETDKTILNIMCNKK
- a CDS encoding SPOR domain-containing protein, which produces MKLTLVILSLFITSLAWAQTDSIPPVKKEIDFVKQLSETDSITGGKVIIHADPKIEQLLKLNISVNRKEQLFQGYRIQILSRSSYGTNVDTLKSYTKRFEEEFPDIPAYLQYTDPDFKIRVGNFRTRIEAIPALKRIRKKYSGAYPVKTTIYLQELNPVVEQDTVTAPPVGF
- a CDS encoding GSCFA domain-containing protein, with amino-acid sequence MNLQTKITIAAPDFSIDYNSKLMMLGSCFAENMGGKFSYYKFDVDVNPCGIIYNPLSVANVLRLIMEGKPFGKDDLRKVGEKWVSLYHHGAFSSTDPEECLRRINERLERATRELRSLDLLVITWGTAWVYKHMGENMIVSNCHKIPSQEFERSRLSVEDIVKEYVELIERLREINPGLRVLFTVSPIRHWKDGAHGNQLSKATLLLAIDQLREKLDHVYYFPAYEIVLDELRDYRFYADDMLHMSGLTVDYIWERFLYSFITPDVLGLMNQIGRINKGVAHRPFDPQSEDYQRLVKKMLAEIAMISHSYPMINFSAEEEKLKSLEFKI